The genome window GTGCATCCTTGTCGTAGATCACCAGGCGAACGAGCACGCGCAGCGGCGCCGCGTAGGTCAAGCCGCGCAGCTTGCACTCGTTCACATCGAATACGGGATCACCGAGGCGATAATTCACATATTCAAGCGCAGCATTCCCGGAATAACTACTTATGGGAAAGACTGACTGAAAAGCGCCCTGGAGGCCAACCTCCTCGCGCTTGTCACTCTTCTTGTTCAGTTGGAGAAATTGACGAAAAGAATCCAACTGGGTCTGGAGCAAAAACGGGGCTTCCAGCACAGCGGGACTCTTGGCGAAATCCTTGCGGATGCGCTTCTTCTCGGTGAAAGAATAGGCCATCTGGGGTATCCTCAGCGCGTTCGGACTGCCGTTAATTCAATTGCGGACATGCCGCGGGAAAAATCATCTTGCGGTCGCTCCCCGAGCATCCTCGACACTCGGGGACGACAAAAACAGGGACAGGCCGGCAGCCTTTCAGCCACCAGCCCGTACCCTGTTAGGCGCTTCACTGCGCGAGCAGCAATTACTTGAGCTCGATCTCGGCGCCTGCTTCTTCCAGGTCCTTCTTGATCTTTTCGGCTTCTTCCTTCTCCGCACCTTCTTTGATGGGAGTCGGAGCACCTTCCACCGCTTCCTTAGCCTCTTTCAGGCCCAGGCCGGTGACGCCACGAACAGCCTTAATGACGGCGACCTTGTTGGAGCCGAAGCTCTTCAGGATCACGTCAAATTCGGTCTGCTCTTCAGCGGCTTCAGCTTCACCACCACCAGCGGCGGGGGCAGCAGCCACAGCAGCGGCGGCGGAAACGCCAAACTTCTCTTCCATTTCCGAAATAAGGTCCACGACCTCCATGACGGTCATGTTGGAAATAGTCTCGAGAATATCTTCTTTCGAAACAGCCATTTTGCTACTCCAATTCTTTTCTGAAAGTTACCCGAGTGCGTACACACCCGTTGATTATTGATCCACCGATTTCTTAGCCGGCTTCCTTCTGATCCCGATAGGCGGCAAAGGTCCGGACCAACTTGGCGTGGGGCTCGTTGAGCGTCCGCACGAACTTCTCGATGGGTGCTTTCATGACACTCATCAGCTGGGCCAGCGCTTCATCGCGCGTGGGCAGAGAAGCCAGACGATCCAGCTCAGACCCGGGCAGAGCCTGGCCACCGATGGCCACGATCTTGGCCTGGAGAAAATCATTCTCCTTGGCAAAGTCCTTGACCACACGACCGGCAGAACCGGGATCGTTCTGAGAAAAAGCCAGCAGCAGAGGACCCACCAAGGAGTCACTCATGCATTCGAACTCGGTGCCCTCAAGGGCTCGACGCGCGAGGTTGTTCTTGACCACTCGCAGATAGACACCGGCTTCACGGGCCTTGCCCCGAAGCTGGTTCATCTGCTCGACGGTCAGACCACGGTATTCCGCGGCGACGGCCGAATGGGCCTCCGCTGCAACCGCACTCACCTCGGCGACCATAGCCTTTTTAGCTTCAAACGTAAGGGCCACGGTTTCACCTCCTGGCAGCTTACCGTTCACAAATCGGACAATGGTCCCTCACCGTCCGCCGTTACAACGGTGACCTTCACCAGGGCATCCTGACTCGGGTAACACCGTCTGCGTGAGCTGATCTTTCGATCCATTAAGACGCCCCCTTTCGGCGGCCATCGCTCACGGTCTTTGACG of Natronospira proteinivora contains these proteins:
- the rplL gene encoding 50S ribosomal protein L7/L12 — its product is MAVSKEDILETISNMTVMEVVDLISEMEEKFGVSAAAAVAAAPAAGGGEAEAAEEQTEFDVILKSFGSNKVAVIKAVRGVTGLGLKEAKEAVEGAPTPIKEGAEKEEAEKIKKDLEEAGAEIELK
- the rplJ gene encoding 50S ribosomal protein L10, with product MALTFEAKKAMVAEVSAVAAEAHSAVAAEYRGLTVEQMNQLRGKAREAGVYLRVVKNNLARRALEGTEFECMSDSLVGPLLLAFSQNDPGSAGRVVKDFAKENDFLQAKIVAIGGQALPGSELDRLASLPTRDEALAQLMSVMKAPIEKFVRTLNEPHAKLVRTFAAYRDQKEAG